The Pagrus major chromosome 17, Pma_NU_1.0 genome includes a region encoding these proteins:
- the lysmd1 gene encoding lysM and putative peptidoglycan-binding domain-containing protein 1, whose translation MSGERAPLPAGSNGLLRGSRTRSYGSLVRSPLSPVRQRRIEHKIQPGETLQGLALKYGVSMEQIKRANRMYTNDSIFLKKSLSIPVLSDLDQSVNGLDLNLEDSEKDNAGRGSAQNGHTGSSSEEKQDDGSESVSDLTPLDFLKRLDGLISQSKQAAVKGCQDAERRVAALEAACLGRTSEWRPLTRSQSATSSSTMQQQAPHGAVPLTITKLTKKLRDREDEIFQL comes from the exons ATGTCCGGGGAGCGAGCGCCTTTGCCAGCCGGGAGTAACGGCCTACTCCGGGGAAGCCGGACGAGGTCTTACGGGAGCCTGGTTCGGTCTCCGCTCTCTCCGGTTCGCCAGAGACGCATTGAACACAAAATTCAGCCAGGAGAAACACTACAAGGCCTGGCCCTGAAATATGGAGTGTCT ATGGAGCAAATCAAAAGAGCAAACAGGATGTACACCAACGACTCCATATTCCTCAAGAAGTCCTTGTCCATCCCGGTGCTGTCAGACTTGGACCAGAGTGTAAATGGGTTGGATTTGAATTTAGAGGACAGTGAAAAAGACAATGCTGGCCGTGGTTCGGCTCAGAACGGGCACACAGGGAGCTCCTCTGAGGAGAAGCAGGACGATGGCAGTGAAAGTGTGTCGGACCTCACTCCGTTGGATTTTCTGAAAAGGTTGGATGGCTTGATAAGTCAGTCCAAGCAGGCTGCCGTCAAAGGATGCCAGGACGCGGAGAGAAG GGTTGCCGCCCTAGAAGCAGCTTGCCTCGGCAGGACATCAGAGTGGCGGCCACTCACAAGGTCACAGAGTGCCACTTCATCTTCCACAATGCAGCAGCAGGCACCACATGGAGCAGTACCCCTAACTATCACCAAACTCACTAAGAAACTGAGAGACAGGGAAGATGAGATCTTCCAGCTGTGA
- the scnm1 gene encoding sodium channel modifier 1: MSFKREGDDKSQLNILKKRRVADLLSNFIPEDEAALMKNGRYTCLVCSYRPVFDTVDMLTVHRKGKRHLEGLKGFYGKKARLKNEITKRRHENYVQTEDKRQEPSCSAPLLEQTRKLTHHALLKTVPYNSRHRITSTKGQQSIGSDPIDNTSSKAASEQEKACQKTEVSNNMSQSCSSGCTAANKGSDSSEDITGSQAAVKQEAEPLTAQRRSELEHYLKLKSQGWLQDRSGQWVKDENVEFDSDEEEPPSPAPQPASH; encoded by the exons ATGTCTTTTAAAAGGGAAGGCGATGACAAGAGTCAACTGAACATCCTGAAG AAACGTCGCGTGGCGGATCTCCTGTCTAACTTTATTCCGGAGGATGAAGCAGCTCTGATGAAAAATGGAAG ATACACTTGCCTTGTGTGCTCCTACCGCCCTGTGTTTGATACCGTTGACATGCTGACAGTCCACAGAAAAGGGAAAAGGCATCTAGAAG GATTAAAAGGATTCTATGGGAAGAAAGCACGACTGAAGAATGAAATAACGAAAAGACGACATGAAAACTACGTCcagactgaagacaaaagacag GAACCCTCCTGCTCAGCCCCTTTACTGGAACAGACGAGGAAGCTTACACATCATGCTTTATTGAAGACTGTACCATACAACAGCCGCCATAGAATAACCAG tACAAAAGGACAACAGAGCATCGGCTCAGATCCCATCGACAACACTTCAAGCAAAGCGGCATCTGAACAAGAAAAAGCCTGTCAGAAAACTGAAGTTTCAAACAATATGTCACAAAGCTGTTCTAGTGGCTGCACAGCAG CCAATAAAGGTTCAGATTCATCTGAGGATATAACAGGATCCCAGGCTGCagtgaaacaggaagcagagccTCTAACAGCCCAGAGGAGGAGCGAGCTGGAGCACTACCTCAAACTGAAAAG CCAGGGGTGGTTGCAAGACCGGAGCGGCCAGTGGGTTAAAGACGAGAATGTGGAGTTTGATTCCGATGAGGAGGAGCCTCCTTCACCTGCCCCCCAACCTGCAAGTCACTGA